Proteins from a genomic interval of Gemmatimonadaceae bacterium:
- a CDS encoding sodium:solute symporter, which translates to MTNLHIVDLLVIAAYFLVLAGIALWAARRKKNVSSDYFLAGRDVGWLAVGASLFASNIGSEHLVGLAGTGAASGLAVGHFELLASFILLLLGWLFVPFYLRSGVYTMPEFLELRYNSASRAYFTWVSIVGYVLTKISVTLFAGGIVMRAVTGLDFWTSAAILVVITGLYVIFGGLRAVIYTEVMQTLVLIVGAVVLTFVGLGAVGGWSGLEARVPPDFFSMWKPSDHPAFPWTGVLFGAPILGIWYWCTDQVIVQRVLAARNIREARRGTIFAGFLKILPVFIFVLPGMIAAALYEDVRTGSADSAFPVLVSRLLPIGLKGLVLAGMLAALMSSLASAFNSASTLLTWDVYRKWRPDASEARLVAVGRVATVILVVLGLAWIPFMKYISPQLYIYLQSVQAYIAPPIAACFLLGIMSPRLNGRGALAALWTGFVIGFARLVLELSKSKLPPDTLWSWIAGINFLHFAALLFALCSAILIVVSFLTPPPAPDRVADLTLQTATKEVDTADTPAERRLTIALSLLLAATIGVIWIIFR; encoded by the coding sequence ATGACGAATCTGCACATCGTGGACCTGCTGGTGATCGCGGCCTACTTCCTCGTGCTGGCAGGGATCGCGTTATGGGCCGCCCGGCGCAAGAAGAATGTCAGCTCCGATTACTTTCTCGCGGGCCGCGATGTGGGCTGGCTCGCGGTTGGCGCCAGCCTCTTCGCATCGAACATCGGAAGCGAGCATCTCGTGGGACTGGCCGGCACCGGAGCCGCAAGCGGGCTCGCAGTAGGCCACTTCGAGCTGCTCGCGAGCTTCATCCTGCTGCTTCTTGGTTGGCTGTTCGTTCCGTTCTACCTGCGGAGCGGCGTGTACACGATGCCCGAGTTCCTGGAGCTCCGATACAACTCCGCTTCGCGCGCGTACTTCACGTGGGTGTCAATAGTGGGATACGTGCTCACGAAGATCAGTGTGACCCTGTTCGCGGGTGGCATCGTGATGCGGGCGGTCACCGGACTCGATTTCTGGACGAGCGCGGCAATTCTGGTCGTCATTACGGGTCTGTACGTCATTTTCGGCGGGCTACGCGCCGTGATCTATACAGAGGTGATGCAGACACTCGTACTGATCGTCGGTGCGGTGGTGCTTACCTTCGTCGGCCTCGGGGCCGTGGGAGGTTGGTCGGGGCTCGAAGCTCGCGTGCCGCCGGACTTCTTCTCCATGTGGAAGCCCTCTGACCATCCTGCCTTCCCCTGGACCGGAGTGTTGTTCGGAGCACCGATCCTCGGCATCTGGTACTGGTGTACGGACCAGGTCATCGTGCAGCGTGTACTCGCGGCGCGCAACATAAGAGAGGCCCGTCGCGGGACGATCTTTGCCGGATTTCTGAAGATCCTTCCTGTGTTCATCTTCGTTCTCCCTGGCATGATCGCCGCGGCCCTGTACGAGGATGTCCGGACAGGTTCGGCCGATTCCGCCTTTCCCGTGCTCGTGTCGCGGTTGCTCCCTATCGGGCTGAAAGGTCTGGTCCTCGCAGGAATGCTTGCTGCGCTCATGAGCTCGCTCGCCTCCGCATTCAACTCCGCCTCGACCCTGCTGACATGGGACGTCTACCGCAAGTGGAGGCCGGACGCGAGCGAAGCGCGATTGGTGGCCGTCGGACGCGTGGCTACCGTGATCCTGGTTGTTCTCGGCCTCGCCTGGATCCCTTTCATGAAATACATCTCGCCACAGCTCTACATCTACCTTCAGAGCGTCCAGGCGTACATCGCGCCGCCGATTGCGGCATGCTTCCTTCTTGGGATCATGAGTCCGCGACTGAACGGCCGCGGCGCGCTCGCGGCTTTGTGGACGGGCTTCGTGATTGGCTTCGCCCGTCTCGTTCTCGAGCTCTCCAAGTCCAAGCTGCCGCCCGATACGCTGTGGTCATGGATTGCGGGGATCAACTTCCTTCATTTCGCCGCACTGCTGTTCGCACTCTGCAGCGCGATCCTGATAGTAGTCAGCTTCCTCACTCCGCCGCCCGCGCCAGACCGCGTTGCTGACCTCACGCTCCAGACGGCGACAAAGGAGGTCGATACCGCGGACACTCCGGCCGAGCGGCGGTTGACGATCGCGCTGTCGCTGCTGCTTGCGGCGACGATCGGCGTAATCTGGATCATCTTCCGATAA
- a CDS encoding Gfo/Idh/MocA family oxidoreductase, which produces MIGYGLAGAVFHAPLIEATPGLSLAAIVTSNEERRDDARRAHPRATIFHDTTQLWAHAQELDLVVVASPNRTHVPLALTALAAGLHVVVDKPLAPTAAEGRRLIDEARKRGRMLTVFQNRRWDGDFLTVQRLLSEGALGAPLRFESRFDRWRPVPKGGWREEGAPEEAGGLLYDLGSHLIDQALVLFGPASHVYAELDRRRPSVEVDDDAFVALTHASGVRSHLFMSVVAAQPGPRFRVLGSEAAYVKHGLDVQEAALRSNPRVDSTGFGEDPRDAWGLLGQGDETRPVTTEVGGYQRFYEGVVVALRGGAPPPVDPADAVAALEIIEAARRSSEERSLIRL; this is translated from the coding sequence CTGATCGGTTATGGACTCGCCGGCGCGGTGTTTCATGCTCCGCTGATCGAGGCGACACCGGGGCTCAGTCTCGCGGCGATCGTAACGAGTAACGAGGAACGCCGGGACGACGCGCGACGAGCGCATCCGCGCGCAACGATCTTCCACGACACGACACAGCTATGGGCTCACGCGCAGGAGCTCGATCTTGTCGTCGTCGCCTCTCCGAATAGAACACACGTCCCGCTTGCTTTGACCGCGCTCGCCGCGGGCCTCCATGTCGTCGTCGACAAGCCGCTGGCGCCGACTGCGGCAGAGGGTCGTCGCCTGATCGACGAAGCGCGCAAGCGAGGGCGCATGCTAACGGTATTTCAGAATCGACGATGGGACGGCGATTTTCTCACCGTCCAGCGTCTGTTGAGCGAGGGAGCGCTCGGCGCCCCTCTGCGTTTCGAGTCACGCTTCGACCGATGGCGGCCGGTTCCAAAAGGTGGATGGCGCGAGGAGGGCGCTCCGGAAGAGGCGGGCGGGCTGCTGTACGATCTCGGGAGTCATCTCATCGATCAAGCATTGGTTCTGTTCGGTCCTGCGAGTCACGTTTACGCTGAGCTCGACCGCCGCCGCCCCTCGGTTGAGGTTGACGACGACGCTTTCGTCGCGCTTACCCACGCGTCGGGTGTGCGCTCTCACCTTTTCATGAGTGTAGTGGCTGCGCAACCCGGTCCGCGGTTTCGCGTTCTCGGGAGCGAAGCTGCGTACGTGAAGCATGGACTCGACGTACAGGAAGCCGCCCTTCGGAGCAATCCTCGCGTCGATTCCACGGGTTTTGGAGAGGATCCGCGTGACGCGTGGGGACTTCTGGGACAAGGTGATGAAACGCGCCCGGTCACGACTGAGGTTGGAGGCTACCAGCGTTTCTACGAAGGAGTTGTCGTTGCACTCCGAGGTGGCGCTCCGCCACCCGTCGATCCCGCCGATGCTGTGGCTGCGCTCGAGATCATCGAAGCCGCGCGACGCTCCTCCGAGGAGAGAAGTCTGATCCGGCTGTGA
- the ugpC gene encoding sn-glycerol-3-phosphate ABC transporter ATP-binding protein UgpC: protein MPPVYFEHITKRFGDLTVVEDFDLHVADGELLVLVGGSGSGKTTILRMLAGLEEVTTGTIRIDQRDVTALPPRDRDVAMVFQDYGLYPHMNVRENLSLGLRLRKIATPEIDRRVTWAAGMLRLEPLLDRKPKQLSGGQQQRVAMGRAMVREPLVFLFDEPLSNLDAGLRAQMRIEIGGLQRRLKTTTVYVTHDQVEAMTLGDRIVVLANGRMQQVGTPIELYRAPINRFVAGFIGTPPMNFIDGRLEHDDGAPVFVAEGIRVKLSPDVLKEESASDSVTLGIRPEHLEADSSEAQSVENPVPGRVVLVERLGGTSHVHFDVGPHRLLASVSNDLLPDVGELITVHVPPGRVHLFAADGRALGAPAEPEATR from the coding sequence ATGCCCCCAGTTTACTTCGAGCACATCACGAAGCGGTTCGGCGACTTGACCGTCGTGGAAGATTTTGACCTTCACGTTGCCGACGGCGAGCTGCTCGTTCTCGTCGGCGGGTCAGGCTCAGGTAAGACAACGATCCTTCGGATGCTCGCCGGTCTCGAGGAAGTCACGACTGGCACGATTCGCATCGACCAGCGCGATGTGACAGCCTTGCCCCCCAGGGACCGGGACGTTGCGATGGTGTTCCAGGACTACGGCCTCTACCCGCACATGAATGTGCGCGAGAATCTCTCGCTTGGCCTGCGTCTGAGGAAAATCGCCACGCCTGAGATAGACCGCCGAGTGACCTGGGCGGCAGGAATGTTGAGGCTCGAGCCGTTGCTGGATCGCAAGCCGAAGCAGCTCTCCGGGGGACAGCAGCAGCGCGTCGCAATGGGGCGGGCGATGGTGCGCGAGCCACTCGTGTTTCTGTTCGACGAGCCTTTGTCCAATCTCGACGCCGGGCTTCGCGCCCAGATGCGGATCGAAATCGGTGGTCTTCAGCGCCGGCTGAAGACGACGACGGTGTACGTGACACACGATCAGGTCGAAGCGATGACGCTGGGCGACCGGATCGTCGTTCTGGCGAATGGACGCATGCAGCAGGTCGGCACCCCAATCGAGCTCTATCGTGCCCCCATCAACCGATTCGTCGCTGGGTTCATCGGAACGCCACCGATGAATTTCATTGACGGCCGCCTCGAGCACGACGACGGCGCGCCGGTCTTTGTCGCTGAGGGAATTCGAGTGAAGCTGAGCCCCGATGTTCTGAAGGAGGAAAGTGCATCCGACTCGGTCACGCTGGGGATCAGGCCAGAACACCTCGAGGCGGATTCCAGCGAGGCTCAGTCAGTCGAGAACCCGGTGCCGGGACGCGTGGTGCTGGTCGAGCGCCTGGGAGGAACGAGCCACGTCCATTTCGACGTCGGTCCTCACCGGTTGCTGGCATCCGTGTCGAACGATTTGCTGCCGGATGTGGGCGAGCTGATCACCGTCCATGTGCCGCCGGGTCGTGTGCACTTGTTCGCCGCCGACGGCCGGGCGCTTGGGGCTCCAGCCGAACCAGAGGCGACCCGGTAA
- a CDS encoding carbohydrate ABC transporter permease, which translates to MRLLGRIALYAGLTLAALTFIYPFLWMVSATFKPPTEIGTLALIPDNITLDNYRTMWARAPFGRALINSTLVAGTITLSVLVFGSMTAYAMARLRFRGRPWLNAATIGVLLVPGQLTLIPMYTLIVQLGWIDTYAALIVPYLFNATAILMLRQFFLQIPQSLIDSARMDGMGEMRILFTIFWPLSKPVLSIVAIFTFMGSWNEVLWPLLVVREQQLMTLPQLLTVFALGGGAGSVGVSLASAMVLVVPVVVAYAFLQRNFIESIASSGVKG; encoded by the coding sequence ATGAGGCTACTCGGCCGCATTGCGTTGTACGCAGGGCTCACGCTCGCCGCGCTGACCTTCATTTACCCGTTCCTCTGGATGGTATCGGCGACGTTCAAGCCGCCAACCGAAATCGGCACACTCGCGCTGATCCCCGACAACATCACACTCGACAACTACCGCACGATGTGGGCGCGAGCGCCGTTCGGCCGGGCGCTGATCAACAGCACATTGGTCGCCGGCACGATAACGCTCTCGGTGCTGGTTTTCGGCTCGATGACCGCATACGCAATGGCTCGCCTGCGCTTCCGGGGTCGCCCGTGGCTCAACGCCGCAACGATTGGCGTGCTCCTCGTGCCTGGCCAGCTCACGCTCATTCCGATGTACACGCTCATCGTTCAGCTCGGATGGATCGATACATACGCGGCGCTCATCGTCCCCTACCTCTTCAACGCGACCGCGATCCTGATGCTGAGGCAGTTCTTTCTCCAGATCCCGCAGTCTCTGATCGACTCTGCGCGAATGGACGGAATGGGAGAGATGCGCATCCTGTTCACGATTTTCTGGCCGCTGTCGAAGCCCGTGCTGTCGATCGTCGCGATCTTCACGTTCATGGGATCATGGAATGAGGTGCTCTGGCCGCTGTTGGTGGTCCGCGAGCAACAGCTGATGACGCTGCCGCAGCTGCTCACCGTCTTCGCACTCGGCGGCGGCGCCGGCTCGGTTGGCGTGTCACTGGCCTCAGCGATGGTCCTGGTGGTGCCCGTCGTCGTCGCCTACGCATTCCTTCAGCGCAACTTCATCGAGAGCATTGCGAGCTCTGGAGTAAAAGGATAG